From the genome of Canis lupus familiaris isolate Mischka breed German Shepherd chromosome 8, alternate assembly UU_Cfam_GSD_1.0, whole genome shotgun sequence, one region includes:
- the LOC119876531 gene encoding basic proline-rich protein-like isoform X3 encodes MSGLASRGPGAGAAEQAPRGRPPGGPRQPPPPSTTGAAAQGGAAGEGRGRKEEGGFGQSPAGRPPAAFPGAPPPPPLGVRSCSASRPPPPAAQRSPGTRGGDRPRGAAGDAGRGRGAKGPTRGRHKCPLGCRGGGRPAAHRAAPAGPRARCQHREGAGAGACAEPGCAGPAASMPQARRRGHERGAPARPPRSILGRPRALSPAAPPCSRRPAPVGSCSAPAPPRPPPKMASRRPSPGSGLPPHNAPRGRSSRIRAQRDFAGLARNCTARLGREMPSPRPHAPPPPRQPCHDLQPPPEGQYFQSPRPPSPGAAPAPAPPSARKAEPGLRRAPRRAQVTPPLVCGLGPDRDVTGLGLLFLCGARAATEAAGPPPPDSTQRLGRRAGPAAGVPGDPSKPESPPPARTPAPASLRGPIPGLSPGGRRISVMCFRAP; translated from the exons ATGAGCGGGCTCGCGTCCCGCGGTCCAGGGGCAGGGGCGGCCGAGCAGGCGCCGCGGGGCCGGCCTCCCGGGGGGCCCCGGCAGCCGCCGCCCCCGAGCACGACAGGCGCGGCCGCCCAGGGCGGTGCCGCGGGAGAGGGCAGGGGccggaaggaagagggaggattCGGACAAAGCCCGGCCGGCCGCCCCCCCGCCGCGTTCCCgggagcgcccccccccccgccgctcgGGGTCCGCAGCTGTTCCGcgagccgcccccccccccccgcagcgcAGCGCAGCCCGGGGACGCGCGGAGGGGACCGACCGCGGGGCGCCGCCGGGgatgcggggcgggggcgcggcgccAAGGGCCCGACGAGGGGGCGCCACAAGTGCCCGTTGGGGTGCCGCGGCGGGGGACGGCCGGCCGCTCACCGTGCTGCTCCCGCGGGGCCGCGCGCTCGCTGTCAGCACCGggagggcgcgggcgcgggcgcgtgCGCGGAGCCGGGCTGCGCGGGGCCCGCTGCCTCGATGCCTCAGGCGCGGCGCCGCGGTCACGAGCGAGGGGCGCCGGCGCGGCCGCCCCGCAGCATCCTCGGCCGCCCGCGAGCGCTGTCCCCCGCGGCTCCTCCCTGcagccgccgccccgcgcccgtCGGCTCCTGCTCTGCTCCGGctccgccgcgcccgccgccgaaAATGGCGTCTCGGCGTCCCTCCCCCGGCTCGGGGCTCCCGCCCCACAATGCCCCGCGCGGCC GGTCCTCAAGAATCCGAGCTCAGCGGGACTTTGCAGGCCTCGCTCGGAACTGCACCgccaggctgggcagggagaTGCCATCCCCGCGGCCGCAcgcaccccctcccccgcggCAGCCGTGCCACGACCTCCAGCCCCCGCCTGAAGGGCAGTACTTCCAG TCTCCACGCCCCCCCAGCCcgggcgccgcccccgcccccgccccccccagcgcCCGCAAAGCTGAGCCGGGCCTCCGTCGGGCCCCGCGGCGCGCCCAGGTCACGCCCCCTCTGGTCTGCGGCCTGGGTCCTGACCGCGACGTCACGGGGCTGGGGCTGCTTTTCCTCTGCGGAGCTCGAGCCGCGACCGAGGCTGCGGGACCGCCCCCGCCCGACAGCACCCAGCGcttggggagg CGGGCCGGGCCTGCCGCAGGAGTGCCCGGGGACCCCAGCAAGCCCGAgtcgcccccgcccgcccgcaccccggccccggcGAGCCTGAGGGGGCCCATTCCTGGCCTCAGCCCCGGAGGGCGGAGGATTTCAGTCATGTGCTTCCGAGCCCCCTAG